Genomic window (Arachis hypogaea cultivar Tifrunner chromosome 13, arahy.Tifrunner.gnm2.J5K5, whole genome shotgun sequence):
ttttttgagaggaataaaactaagaaaaagagaagaataaaTTTTGGTCCATTTCTAGTAAGAATTCATACCAATAAGTGTAAACTGATTATATTCATTCAATTAAATAAGATTGCAATACAGTATAAACATGCTCATTCAAGTCTAATATGAGAAGCAATGCTACTAAAAAAAGAAGtaagagcaaaagaaaaagaacaaaagagagaaggaagaataaaaagaagaaaaaaatgcaacattaaagaagatatttttgtatttttgtagcaaaatttcggtATAAAAACTAGGATATTTATGTGTTATTGTTGAGAAAAATTTCGATATTATCTTTCTGATAAATTttacacaattcaaaactctttttcctcctcctcatcttgtgcttcattttcttcttatttttcatctttttttcttcatcttttccttcttgtttCATATTCTTAtacttcttcttgttttactctcttgaaagaaataaaaccaaaaaaaagagaagaaaaagtcaAAAGAAAGAATAAGTAACTgcaataatatgaaaaagaagaaaacaagaaacaaaaacaaaacgaAGCCACATATAGCAGCACCAATAGAAAAAAGAGGAGGAGACGCACGAAGATAGGAACCGTTTTTCATATTCTTTGAGCGCGGCATGCAAAACATCAGTGAAGTGGGAATTTTATTTGCGTTAGTGAAGTGCGCGTGAGTACACGCTGCGTGTAATAAAAGTAGTTTTTGTTGAGTTTGAGGTAATTTGATTAGACTTGGTTGTCAAAAAGATTTAGATgtataatgaaattaaaaagtatattagTTTTCGTTGAAGATGTTATCCACAGAGAATACGATAATGTTAACACTGATTTAgtgttttattaataaattaaaatcaaatttaaatgagACAATTAAGTTGTAATATTTTACAAAATGTGAGAAATCATGTTTAATTTTAATGGAGCGAAACAAATTTacatttgaatttattaatacgaTAGTGAGAAACCTTTACTAAGTGAATACACACACATTTAAACAAACTAATCATCAACAATTTCATTGAATGacacttaattttaaattttgcatATTTGAAATACGAATGCTAATGTTCTTTAGATGAAGTATAAAATACAACGCTCATTAAAAAATGGCATGCTATTGTTAATAAATAAAGTTGCATATTATAGATTTTAACCCTATATAtgatggttctgaaaaccggattGGACCGACCAATTTGACTGGGTTAATCGAAAATCGGTCATTTGGTCGGTCCGGTTGATGTCACAAATCGGCCTACAAGAAATCGGTGGAAAAATCGGACGAACCGGTGGCTAACCGGTAAACCATAGGAACCGGTCGGATTTTTGAGCCTCCCAGTTCActactttatatatataaaaaaaacagagGCTCTCTTCTCAGTTCTCAGATCTtagttctcttttctctctccaaaCACAAAACCCTATCGTAGCCACCTTCAAGCTCCAGAACGCGTGCCAGCCCCCGCCACTGTCGCCACCGACAATGACAACCCTCTCGAAGGTCTGCTCGGCCCTCTCGAAGGTCAAGCCAGTCATCATCGTCGGCCCTGAGTTGcagattttttgtttttgttaagttTGGTTCGCTTATGGTTCTCACCAGCGTGCTTCAACTCCGTCGTGGACTTCTCTCATCGTCGTCGCTCACGCACGTTCACTTCTCATCGGCGTTTTTCTGCTTCGTCTctgttctctctctctttctcgtaGCTCAGTCACTGTTACCGTTGGTAAGCGTCCATCCCTCCATTGCTTGTTCAGTTTCATTTTTGGGGGTTAATTGCTATTTTTGTGGATTTAATTATGTcgattgttgatttttttttgggttatttagttgttttctgagttaattttCTTCGTTGTTCATTGTTAACACGGCTAGATTATTGTTTTGTTTTGATTTCTGGGTTAACTCTTGTTGATTATTGGTAATTTTCTGAGttatttttatgctattttttctaATTCTGATTTAATTTACTAGTTATTGGCTTGTTGCTGAGTGAAATTAGTTAAACTTAAAATCTTGGTTTGTTATATTGATTCTGATTTTTGAGTTGTTGGTTGCTGATTTTTTCTAATTCTTCTAATTATGAGTTGTTGATGGTACTTTGTTGGGAATAAATGTGTCATTATACAATTGAGATACTTGTGCTCTTCAACTAGTTCTAGCTTTGATTTGATGCTGAAAGAAGAGTTTTCAGTTGAAATCCCGGATAAGAAAACTGATAAGCTTGCTTGCCGTGTCAATGTTGCGAAATACATAGCCTAAAACTTCACTCTATTATTCTTTTGTTGATTTATGCTCTTTTGGTTGTGCTGGAATTACAAAAAGGATGTTGCTggttaacatttttattttgttaattatatgaattgATGGCTTGATGCAGAGTtttgcttttcaattttttttattttgttaattatatgaattaatCATGCTGTAATTCTGAATTTGATATAAGTTCAATTTTAGAActttagattttgaattttgttataTTGAGTTTTGTCATATAAGTTTAATtgtgttatattaaattttactGAATATAATTCTGGATttttgaatgttgtatgaattgatATAATCTTCTGGATTTTGGATTGCTGTCATTCTTAATTGTTGTATGTAATTTGTAATTTGGATTTTTAGATTTTGGATTCCGATCCACTTATTAAGCCATGGCAAATCCCTCACCCGGTTCAATCAACGATGGCATTTGCAGACATATTCCTGGGTTGAActgcatattttttcttttgttaatctcCTTATATGTTGTATTGTGTTGTGTTCTTTCTTACTAGCATAAAGTCACTCTTGTTATATGGTGGAAATGTCTAGAATGAGGTAATTGTTAAGAATGTAGTTTagaggattttttttttatttttattggtactATTTACATCTAAATAATAGAAGAACTTTGTATTAATTACTATGAATAAATTTTCTCTATTAGTATTTTTATCGACCAtgatttagaaattattaaatttaaatatttaaaattgtatattaaattttaataattttatttaatatttaattaaaccggttgaaccccggttgaaTCCCGGTCGAACCAATGAACCAGTAAACTAGTCACTTCACCGGTTCATTGACCGATCCGGTTCTCACAACCtcgatatatatataatttgattaacagttattcttttaaatttcaaccattttataaaaaatgataacataaaaaaatattatttgtatacttaataaaaaatacattactTCTTACTTAATAATTGAACAATATTTAAGAATGAGGCTATTTTTTTTGTGAACAACCtaatgaaaaaaacaaaagagtagaaaagaaaaagaaaagaaatcataacagcaagagaggacaaaccacCTCTGGCGGCTGGTGCCAAAGGTGAACCTCATCAGCTCCGCTACCTCCAGATCCTATCTTTGCCAACCGATCTGCCACGACATTAGCTTCTCTCGGGATAAGCTCAAAATGAATATCCCAATTCGTTCTTAACTTCAACTCAAAGATTAGTTGTATCACTTCTTTTTCAAGATGGCAGAGTGGAACTTGCCAACCAGTCACTAGCTCAAAAGCTGCTGCGCAATCTATCTCATAGACAACAAGCTTAAGACCCGCCTCCCAAGCCCAAGCCAAACCTTTCCATATACTCCACAACTCCATCTTGATGACATTAGATCCAAAAGAGTTTCCTGAGCATCCCATTACCCATTGACTGGAGCTATCGCGAATTACCCACCCAAAACCAGCACAATCATCACCCAAGTTCACACTCCCATCACAATTTAACTTCCAAGCACCAGGTTCTGGCGGAGACCAAGACAGAGATTTTAATCCCTGGATGCAACACACTCGATTCTGAGTTGTATATTCAAAATCCACCATCCATCTGCAAGCCTTGTATGCAATTGACCCAGGAGATCCAAAAACTCCCTGAAAATTACCAATATTTCTGTCTTGCCAAATTGACCATATTATAGCTACAAATTTGGAACAACCTTCATTGAGGAGGTCATGCTTGAACCAATCATACATCTCGTGAGAGCCAAAGAAACACACATTAGAAAAATCCAGAGAAACCCAAACTGATCGCACCACTTCACAATCCCGAAAATAATGCAGAATTGTCTCCGAAAGTTAATTGCAACGTGTACATAAGGATGAAGAGGAGAGATGTCGCCGAAAATGTAGATATTGAGTTGGTACAGCATCATGTAGGCAAAGCCACACTAGGAGCCTCAACTTTTCAGGGACCCGCGCCTTCCAAAGCAAAAGCCAATTGATATTCCTAtcccaattcaacttattctgaatTAACCATAAATATCCTTGTTTAGTAGAGTAAAGAGTATGCTCCCAACTCCAACCCCAATCACGACCAGAAGCCGAAATATGTACTAAACTAAGAATATCTTTCCTTAAGTCCCTAGGAATAAAAGAGTAAATCCTCTCCAAATTCCAAACTCCATCACGGTAAACATCTTCAATGGTCAAAGCAGCCTCACAGATATCAAAAAATTCAACCCTCGCTCCTACTGGCCCAGAGTGCAACCAAGAGTCAAACCAGAAATTCTTATAAAGAGCTCCCACTTCCCAAACAAACCCTTCCTTTAATACGGAAGCTGTGTGCACAATAGGCTTCCATATATATGATGAAGAACCCATTGCTTTAATTGCAAATAGGTTTCTATTCTGGAGGTATTTCTGAAGCATAATCTTGACCCACAGTTTCTCTTGATTCATCAAAATTTGCCAAACTAGCTTTCCTAATAAAGAAAAATTGACCAACTGCGACTCCCGCAAAGCAAGACCTCTAAACTTTTTTGGAGTCGTTAAAACTCTCCAAGATGCTAAATGAAGACCACGGTGATTATGACTACCACACTAAATGAAACTTCTAGTAAACTTATCAATTTTAGAGCACACACCTGATGGAAAAAGGCTTACTTGCATCCTATAAATAGGTATAGAAGATAAAACTGATTTAGCAAGGCAAATCCGACCAGCTTTATTAAGGAAGCGACCTTTCCAAGATGCTAGCCTATTAGTAAGCTTATCAACCACATCATTAAAATCAGCTTTAGTAACTCTACCATGCTTGAGGGGGACACCAAGGTATTTTCCCAGAGAATTTGCAAAGCGGATAGAAGAAATACCAGTGAAGAGATCCTTGTGTTGTCTAGAAACATTTATAGAACAGATAGCACGAGATTTCTCAAAATTCACCTTCATACCAGATGCTCTGCAAAAGGTGGCCATAGTGTCCAAAACATGAAGCACTTGAGATTTCTTCGCTTTGTAAAAAAGGATAAGGTCGTTTGCAAAAAGGAGATGGGAGATTATAGGACCTCCCCTAGACACAGTCATTGGTTTCCATCTACCAACCTCCACTTGCCTAGCAATGAGGCAACTCAACCTCTCcatataaataacaaataaataaggagacatAGGGTCTCCTTGCCTCAAACCCCTCTTTGGCTGAAAACCATCCAACCGGTTACTATTCCACattagagaaagggaggaagacttTACACATTTCATAATAACAGAAACAATAGTACCTGAAAAGCCAAACATTAGGAGAGATTGCTCCAAAAACTCCCAACTCACCCTATCATAAGCCTTTTCTAGGTCAATTTTAAAAGTAAGAAcacctttctttgatttagttttcttcaTAAAATGGAGAACTTCCTGAGCTACAATGATATTGTCTGGAGCACCCCTTCCAGGAATAAATATTATAATCTAATATTTACTTTCAACCTATTAATTCTTAATTCTACACCAACggttgataataaaaataaaaataagccaCGGCAAAAATTCTAATAGATAATGGCAGTTTTAGAGTTCAATAGCAACATTTTTTAACTACCATAAAATAGATAGCGAAGATTGGCCAACCGCTACGATAATAGGCATTGCTAAAACATTAGCAGCAATTATTGCAAACCGCTAGAATAATCACTGCAAACTAGAATGTTGTTGTAGATTCTGTTTGTGGCAGTTTAAAAATGCTGCCATATCAGGAAATAAAAATGCTTATCCTTTAATGGTGGTTTAATATATATGCCAACAGAGATGATAAAAATTAGCATTTGTATTGCGGCAGTTGGCCACAGCTAAATTCGAAACACAAACATCAGAATCTTTTGCAATGGTTAATATAAACCGCcgctaatttatttattttccttattagtgtttttctatcttttattgtgtcttttttttttttacttttttaatttattacaagttaattaaaataagtaacattcaatcaaattaaaaaataaaattttagaacgaacattatatatatatatatatatatatatatatatatatatatatatatataatagcaaTTTGTCATAAATAAGTCATTGCCTATAATAGCAAtttgtcatatatatataatagcaaTTTGTCATAAATAAGTCATTGcctataaactaaaaaaaaaatctgttaggtaaataaataatgaagactaaatcaaataaaattctatAGTACCTTCTTCGGTTGATTCAAACTCATAATTTTCTTTGTAGGTCATGATTGCATAAAAAAGATGGCCTTGTGCGCGATAAAGTTGGTGTGCTCCCCAAAGAGTCTAGCTTTGCAGCAATGTCAGGTGAAAAATTATCTCCTTGTTGTTGAATTAGATATCTCAAAAGATTATCCATTGTCTGTCTCTTTGTCATCTCTTTTGTTGCCTCTGCCTATAATTCGACAATTATTTTCTGATACTCCTCAATTTGCACATGAGAGTCTGATTACTATGCAGTATTACCAAAAAGTTGGGTGGGACATGGTCCAAAACCTATACCACGAACTTGTTCTGGGTGCTCCTTTCTAAGGACTTGTGAAAGCGAATTATTTTATGAAAGCTCCTTAGAGGATTCATCTTGCTTCTCAGTATTTGCAATTACTTCCTACATACATACTAGATTTCGGTTATAATGATTTTAAATTTAGtcatataaatacaaaaagagaagtaaaaaatcttaaaataatacTTACACTAATAACACGTGCATCATCATGGTTATATAGTTGAAAGTCAGCACCCAAATTGTAACATCCTACTACACAGAgtcttacgcttaagtcgtaaagcagaggtggtgaggtattatgacctctaaaagtaaaatacgtATATAAATATTGTTGAAAGAaatcatatctaggagccttgaagaataagctaaacaaaaatgaaaatagaaaatcgTGTCACACTCGCACGGATAATCGTAAAACAGATAGGTAAGATCAAAAGAAGGCTAAAAACATAATATACAGATCAGAGTTTCAAAACACAGATATCAAGCTCCAGACTtaacctgcgaagctaaggccggcCAGAGTATGTAGTTACATATATATAACTCAAACTACAGAATAaacacctgtttctccaagtcaacctctaggagggacaaaatacaaaatatacatgcgaagattctatatacatatatacataacctAGAACAAAATATAACAGCCCAAAAGACAGTTCTTTGCTTGTAAGGACGGTCTCCAGACGCTCAACGAgctgcctctcgacctgcatctgaaaaacaacagaaATATATATCAAATGAGAACcaggggttctcagcatggtaaaggtgtccacatagttaatataaaaggtcctgGGAAAGCTAGAGGCATTCTTAGAACTCCGACACTTAAATTTCAgcttatgtaacaccctaactaccaaagctcacacttccggctgcgtgactctgatagctcggacattacgacgacacttatattatttaatactaaaatatgagcctgtttaaaactttaaaccgcaataccgctcccaaagatacttttgttcgataacgtacatccataaataccattcaacttacaactcataaagagtacatccatatatatacataaatatatataaataatattacaaacaataatcaatacaattcctatccctcttacagattatatcaagataaaggcgagggtacaataaaccatagctaaaacaatacagagtatcacaacaacaattaaataagctcttcataacttctgcgcccatatcctgaaaggggaaaaatgtaggggggtgagaacatcatcctcgaaagggttcttagtagagggtttttgggaattactgtaataggatacatgaagataaaccgtaccagtgatttataaccgtcttatgcctcttttcaaaaacaagggtttacaatgaaagtaaagtcggaaatcttttcggaaagaagaaccgttcaattcttaaaaactcaaaagccttttaaaacggtttatctatgcggaaccaaaatagcctttcataattttattccaaaccagaaacacaaaaccgaaatcaaccatcagttcatctctttccaaccatggccctaggcccaaacaatccaaccaacaaccaatcaccacaatccaacagagtcccagatgcaagtacagataggaagttcaagcacaaacaaacagttattacaagtagaacagttagcaattaatcacataggcaaaccaagtataatatgcacacccaaccaatgtcacacaaatgcatatgatgcatgcctgtccctagtggttgatgatatcatctgtcggttatatagccaacccgacacgtcctggtagctaaccatggacagaacaacccctcgcggagcaagtaggtttgagctacaaccccattgctactacccgctcaacccagagccagtggaacaaccactactgcggctactacccaggcgggtgtttaaaagctcaacctggagcgagtggaatcaccacaaCTACCGCTACTACTCAGGCGttacaatctctgacctggagcaagtgggacgaaccacaacccttgctactacccaggtatctcaagcatatattcattcagtcccaaccatggatcaacatccatcttagccatccggcttaaattcataattcatagtcagccatacggcccataactcattcggtaatcagccataaatcaatatcatacacagccattccgactcacggttcaatccagaaccagccaatattcataatcatacacagccattccggcccataacaaaacagcacttcctccatccaacatcatcaaattcataaaaccggcatttaagccataaatcactttttctcaaatcgcttcactttgaaatcaagtttcaactcttttcagtctTGGCTTTAGGAAtttcgtttctcaaatcatctcaggctcataagccaaatttactcaaagtgagttccctttttaaaacaaagccactctcggcattctctttccaaaacttccaagaccatggcaagttaaggatttatttcaaagtattcaaaatcacccatacaacaatgggatttcataacaaaagtttctcagtagagtcccaagtctttaggggagaataacataactcatttcgccaaattcatttaaaatcattaaaacattggctttctgatttgagtaagcaaataggatctaagccaaaccgagtcacgtaatcatttacttcttttaaagccgtttcctttacttaagcAAAACcgacttcaacccccatgataaattctagaatgtttcaactgttcaaaattgttttagtcttgcaagaattcagaattcaaagagtacttaaacctttctcaaaacatttcaaaatgaaacttgtcaatagacattcaggttctttcaaagtcattgaagcttctttaattgaaacccccaagtcaaattcaaaggcataaacccttttcacattcaaatagctttaaaacacaagtttcatctaaataactttctcctaaaagagatacaatgcgtttcttaagaagcaagactaaatcacaatttcctctttactaactcatttcgaaaacatgaatcatccttttcttgataattcaaataaaatagtagaagtctttaaatcatcattttccagacaacatttcaataaagagtcggattttatagaaatttcggcagcacctcccctaaaacttagacttttgccacccggttcgggtcccaactaaaccgtttctcattccttttcaacaactcaaaaccagaaatcaattcaaaagcaagctaaatccaacagtcgcctcaatggcatacctcaaggaaaccatttcaaaaatcaactcaatatcaaccgatttaactcatttataaagctttaaagaatcggttcagcaataaatcatttatcaaaaccataGCAATTAAAGCAActcaggctgaatttcaagagcattctatctttcacatcatcaaaataattgactcaattcaaaccaatcctcaacggattaaactcatttcaaatatttaaagaatcaacttcaaacattacatttcacaagccacacaacaattcagccaagccaacatccataatcattcgagtcaatcaaataatcaataaggcagatacaatcactaattacaccatatctcacatcagtatccatatataataattccaataataaactgtagttttcggaaagcgcccctacctcaaaacgcaagcCATAACCCAAACTTGTTAACTGATTCCTTTTTGCTCAGCCCGAAATCACCGACAATTAGAACCTCGGCCCTGCTTGCTCCCTCTCGAAAGCAGAAACAGCTACAAGCGGCATAAACAAACCGAATTCTACctcctaaaaccattaacatCGCAATCACTTTACTACACGGAACATAACACCAACGCAGGGCTTTCGAAAATCGAACATGCTTACCGGAATGAATAAAGAACGGCTGAACCGAACAGCGGCGGTCTACGAACCGGTTTGGTGGCAGCTTTAATCGTGACCCGTAATTACCGGAGCTTGACTCTATGATACAAAACCTCAGAATCTCTGGCCAAACATTACAGCATATTGATTTTCAAGAGCTCCGAAATGAAAATGCTTACCGTGAGAAAGGATTAAAGACTGAATCAAACTGCAAAAGCTCCGGTGATGGTTCCGGCGACCACAACAGCTTCTCCGGTAGCGACAACGTAACTTATGACAGCCACTTCATTAAATACAACAGTTTCACTGACAGTTTCAGAGTAATATTGAATTGGCAGAACTAGGAGGAACCAGAAATAGGGCAAGCTCACCAAAACGGTAGCGACCAGAAATTCTAGTGGCGGCAGAGCAATTTCGGCGGCATAAACCGCAGCAACGGCGCGGATCTCCCCTCCAGTGGTGACGCAGGTAGCTTCCGCGCGACtcatccctttccctcttctctgTTCACAGCTTCAACGGCGGCGGCAAGGGACGGATTTGACGGCGGCGACGCGACGGGCTGGTCAGTCAGTGACGACAGCAGAGATGCACGGTAGTGCAGCTCCGCGCGGTGGTTCGCACTCCCCTCGCGTGACAGAGACGCGACGTCTTTGATGGCGAGCTCGAAGGGTGACCGGCGCGGTGGCGGTGATCGCGAGACGCGGTGGGACGAGGTGGGACGAGGATGGATGGCGACCCAGCAGTGGCGGCTCTGTCTCGCGTGCCCTGGCTCGCGCTCTCTCTTCCACCCGTGACCATGGTCCGCGGCTTCCTCTCCTTCGGCGGTAACACGACGGCGCGGCGGCAGTGCTGCCCGCCGGCGCCTTCCTTCCTCTTCC
Coding sequences:
- the LOC140178152 gene encoding uncharacterized protein, with product MSRAEATCVTTGGEIRAVAAVYAAEIALPPLEFLVATVLLRCRYRRSCCGRRNHHRSFCSLIQSLILSHESSSGNYGSRLKLPPNRFVDRRCSVQPFFIHSGGRIRFVYAACSCFCFREGASRAEVLIVGDFGLSKKESVNKFGLWLAF